In a single window of the Pseudogemmatithrix spongiicola genome:
- a CDS encoding zinc-dependent metalloprotease has translation MRFTRPLFVSAGLALAAVSCTPAAATTPAPTPTPARTAPAQPGPSNGAAQGAAQGAQGGAQGGGGQQDPQPRPYAQVIRGDVKTRDGLFKTHMIGANQLYYEIPARELGKEMLLVTRAAFNTNSEGYGGDEVSEGVVRWERRGNRVLLRRVQYGIIADPADPIADAVARSNYDAILAAFPVAAFGPDSAVVIDVSRLFTNPPNEMSIVQQSRGQVDATRSFLEKVASFPTNVEVDAVLTVNAPPGGGFNPFTGQPVVAAPGTPTITKSFVVHWSMVKLPETPMRPRLLDSRVGYFHSNRIDYSRPEQRAQNRAYISRWRLEKKDPNAAISEPVKPITYYVDPATPEWLVPWVKAGIEEWQPAFEAAGFRRGIVAADAPSPEQDPDWSPDDARYSVIRWLASTTENAQGPSIVDPRSGEIIEADVRMYHNIMNLQTWWYWTQVGPLDPRAARLPLPDSLQGRLVQFVVAHEVGHTLGLPHNQVASAMYPADSVRSRTWVEKMGHSPTIMDYARFNYVAQPEDNLPLHTLIPQVGPYDLFSIKWGYSVFPGTTNADDERPALDALARQQDTVPWFRYGVGDDFGAIPYTAYTEAVGDQDAIKSTELGIRNLKRLVPMLLPATTQPLEDVSFTKEGYGRILSQFTQEVRHVAAIVGSSDGQEKYGSQPGARFTPIPRERQRAAVQFIQQQVFATPTWMLDPAILRRLEPEGSVARINAMQRGILGFMMDDNRMARLVEYEALPGTVRPYPLSEFLADMRTGIWSELGAGSVRVDAYRRGLQRIYLEAVAAKLNANPSTAQRVSASGAGGTPVSRAAARPSTDAKSLLRMELRSLDAALAAALPKAGDAATRAHIQDARWQIDQLLNP, from the coding sequence ATGCGATTCACCAGACCGTTGTTCGTTTCGGCTGGTCTCGCCTTGGCCGCCGTGTCATGCACGCCGGCCGCCGCGACGACTCCAGCTCCCACTCCGACGCCCGCGCGCACGGCGCCAGCCCAGCCGGGCCCCTCGAACGGGGCCGCGCAGGGCGCTGCTCAAGGCGCTCAAGGTGGCGCACAAGGCGGTGGCGGCCAGCAGGACCCGCAGCCGCGTCCGTATGCGCAGGTCATCCGCGGCGACGTGAAGACCCGTGACGGACTCTTCAAGACCCACATGATCGGCGCCAACCAGCTCTACTACGAGATTCCGGCCCGCGAGCTGGGCAAGGAGATGCTGCTCGTCACCCGCGCCGCGTTCAATACGAACAGCGAAGGGTACGGCGGCGACGAAGTGAGCGAGGGTGTGGTGCGCTGGGAGCGGCGCGGCAATCGCGTGCTGCTGCGGCGCGTGCAGTACGGCATCATTGCCGACCCGGCAGACCCGATCGCCGACGCCGTTGCCCGTTCCAACTACGACGCCATCCTGGCGGCCTTCCCCGTGGCGGCCTTCGGTCCGGACTCGGCGGTGGTCATCGACGTGAGCCGGTTGTTCACGAACCCGCCGAACGAGATGAGCATCGTGCAGCAGTCGCGCGGCCAGGTGGACGCGACGCGCAGCTTCCTCGAGAAGGTCGCGAGCTTCCCGACGAACGTCGAAGTGGACGCCGTGCTCACGGTGAATGCACCGCCGGGCGGCGGCTTCAACCCGTTCACGGGTCAGCCCGTCGTCGCGGCGCCCGGCACGCCGACCATCACCAAGAGCTTCGTCGTGCACTGGTCGATGGTGAAGCTGCCCGAGACGCCGATGCGCCCGCGCCTGCTCGACAGCCGCGTGGGCTACTTCCACAGCAATCGCATCGACTACTCGCGCCCGGAGCAGCGCGCGCAGAACCGCGCGTACATCTCGCGCTGGCGCCTGGAGAAGAAGGACCCGAACGCCGCGATCTCCGAGCCCGTGAAGCCGATCACGTACTACGTGGACCCGGCGACGCCCGAGTGGCTGGTGCCGTGGGTGAAGGCGGGCATCGAGGAGTGGCAGCCGGCGTTCGAGGCGGCCGGCTTCCGTCGTGGCATCGTCGCCGCGGACGCCCCGAGCCCCGAGCAGGATCCCGATTGGTCGCCGGACGACGCCCGCTACTCCGTGATTCGCTGGCTGGCCTCGACGACCGAGAATGCGCAGGGCCCGTCCATCGTGGACCCGCGCTCCGGTGAGATCATCGAAGCCGACGTCCGGATGTACCACAACATCATGAACCTCCAGACGTGGTGGTACTGGACGCAGGTCGGTCCGCTGGATCCGCGCGCCGCGCGGCTCCCGCTGCCCGATTCGCTGCAGGGCCGCCTCGTGCAGTTCGTCGTCGCCCACGAAGTGGGCCACACGCTCGGCCTGCCGCACAACCAGGTCGCCTCGGCCATGTACCCGGCCGACTCCGTGCGCTCGCGTACGTGGGTTGAGAAGATGGGCCACTCGCCGACGATCATGGACTACGCCCGCTTCAACTACGTGGCGCAGCCCGAAGACAATCTCCCGCTGCACACGTTGATCCCGCAGGTCGGGCCGTACGATCTCTTCTCGATCAAGTGGGGCTACTCGGTGTTCCCCGGCACGACGAACGCCGATGACGAGCGTCCGGCGCTCGACGCCCTCGCGCGCCAGCAGGACACGGTGCCGTGGTTCCGCTACGGCGTCGGCGACGACTTCGGCGCCATTCCGTACACGGCGTACACTGAAGCGGTCGGCGACCAGGACGCGATCAAGAGCACCGAGCTCGGCATCCGCAACCTGAAGCGCCTCGTGCCGATGCTGCTGCCGGCCACGACGCAGCCACTCGAGGACGTGTCGTTCACCAAGGAAGGCTACGGCCGCATCCTCAGCCAGTTCACGCAGGAGGTCCGTCACGTCGCCGCGATCGTCGGCTCGTCGGACGGCCAGGAGAAGTACGGTTCGCAGCCGGGCGCGCGCTTCACGCCGATTCCGCGCGAGCGCCAGCGGGCCGCAGTGCAGTTCATCCAGCAGCAGGTGTTCGCAACGCCGACGTGGATGCTCGATCCGGCCATCCTGCGTCGCCTCGAGCCGGAAGGTTCCGTGGCGCGCATTAACGCCATGCAGCGCGGCATCCTCGGCTTCATGATGGACGACAACCGCATGGCGCGGCTCGTTGAGTACGAGGCCCTGCCGGGCACCGTGCGCCCGTATCCGCTTTCGGAGTTCCTCGCCGACATGCGGACCGGCATCTGGAGCGAGCTAGGCGCCGGCTCGGTGCGCGTGGATGCGTACCGCCGCGGCCTGCAGCGCATCTACCTCGAGGCGGTGGCGGCGAAGCTCAACGCCAATCCGTCGACGGCACAGCGTGTCTCCGCGTCGGGAGCGGGCGGAACGCCGGTCTCGCGGGCAGCTGCCCGTCCGAGCACCGACGCGAAGTCGCTGCTCCGCATGGAACTGCGCAGCCTCGACGCCGCGCTCGCTGCCGCGCTGCCGAAGGCTGGCGATGCGGCGACCCGCGCGCATATCCAGGACGCGCGGTGGCAGATTGACCAGCTGTTGAATCCGTAA
- a CDS encoding M16 family metallopeptidase, with translation MRAVLMTLLAAAVPTIAVAQQPTRPSPQPTRPAPQQSPRQQPPAPLPLTEAQFPPFVEFELENGLRVVLVPSAKQPVLSMQLSVLGGTLYDPPGKSGVADMVAGLLTKGAGNRSADQIAESIERVGGSLSASAGPDVLSISASVLLDDRELAFELMADALLRPNFPAEEVELLRTQTLSALALAKSQPEAIAGRIFAKALYGDHPYARRADEASVRAITRDDLVLFHTTRARPAQGLLVLAGAIDSVEAHRLVARHFTAWTGRGATPPPARPAPQRMRSEIILVHRPGSVQSNIVVGNTTWLPTDLRGHAMDLANQILGGASDSRLFTILREEKGWTYGAYSDVTEVRGVGSFTATAEVRTDVTDSALVELLRQVRRMGSEPVPTAEFERQQQTLTGRFPLQIETAQQVAGQVARARLLGLPNDYVQTYRQRLAALTPQQVQSASRAGMRADAALIVIVGDGLALRDRLSAIAPVTLVDVEGEPIAAETMEVKPIPLALDPAQLRPSSDSFAVMVQGQNFGYQTTALEQSATGWTFRERSVLGPILQQQTTVEFSNAITMLRTEQSGKVQGNDLRIVVQYADGKASGEGVTPGQAGMQPVNYKDVAVPQGTVDDNVVAALLPFFTWAEGATIELSVFASGRGVVERRSFRVEGVEVVNLPIGAVAAFRVSYAGGEAPGTYWIEQAAPHRVLKFGPAGVPLEFVRVR, from the coding sequence ATGCGCGCCGTCCTCATGACACTTCTCGCTGCCGCGGTGCCGACCATTGCCGTCGCGCAGCAGCCGACGCGGCCCAGCCCGCAGCCCACGCGTCCCGCGCCGCAGCAGTCGCCGCGCCAGCAACCCCCGGCGCCGCTGCCGCTCACGGAGGCGCAGTTCCCGCCGTTCGTCGAATTCGAGCTGGAGAACGGCCTGCGCGTGGTGCTCGTGCCGAGCGCCAAGCAGCCGGTGCTCTCCATGCAGCTCTCCGTGCTCGGCGGCACGCTGTATGACCCGCCGGGCAAGAGCGGTGTGGCCGACATGGTCGCCGGGTTGCTGACGAAGGGCGCCGGCAATCGCAGTGCGGATCAGATTGCCGAGTCCATCGAGCGCGTGGGTGGGAGTCTCTCGGCGAGCGCAGGGCCGGACGTGCTCAGCATCTCTGCGTCCGTGCTCCTCGACGACCGCGAGCTCGCCTTCGAGCTCATGGCCGATGCGTTGCTGCGCCCGAACTTCCCGGCGGAGGAAGTCGAGCTGCTGCGCACGCAGACGCTGTCGGCGCTGGCGCTGGCCAAGTCGCAGCCGGAAGCGATTGCCGGACGGATCTTCGCGAAGGCGCTGTACGGGGACCATCCGTACGCGCGCCGCGCCGACGAGGCGAGCGTCCGCGCCATCACGCGCGACGACTTGGTGCTCTTCCACACGACGCGGGCGCGTCCGGCGCAGGGCCTGTTGGTGCTGGCGGGTGCGATCGACAGTGTCGAGGCGCACCGGTTGGTGGCGCGGCATTTCACGGCGTGGACGGGACGCGGCGCCACGCCGCCGCCGGCCCGTCCGGCCCCGCAGCGCATGCGCAGCGAGATCATTCTCGTGCATCGGCCGGGGTCGGTGCAGTCGAACATCGTCGTGGGCAACACCACGTGGCTGCCGACGGATCTGCGAGGCCACGCGATGGACCTCGCCAACCAGATCCTGGGCGGGGCCAGCGATTCGCGCCTGTTCACGATCCTCCGCGAGGAGAAGGGTTGGACCTATGGCGCGTACTCGGACGTGACCGAGGTGCGCGGCGTCGGCTCGTTCACCGCGACGGCGGAAGTGCGAACGGACGTGACCGATTCGGCGCTGGTGGAGTTGCTGCGGCAGGTGCGGCGCATGGGGAGCGAACCGGTGCCCACCGCGGAGTTCGAGCGCCAGCAGCAGACGCTCACGGGCCGGTTCCCGCTGCAGATCGAGACGGCGCAGCAGGTGGCGGGGCAGGTGGCACGCGCGCGCCTCCTCGGCTTGCCCAACGATTATGTGCAGACGTACCGCCAGCGCCTCGCGGCGCTGACGCCGCAGCAGGTCCAGTCGGCGTCGCGCGCCGGCATGCGCGCTGACGCCGCGTTGATCGTCATCGTCGGCGACGGGCTCGCGCTGCGCGATCGGCTTTCCGCCATTGCGCCCGTGACGCTGGTGGATGTGGAGGGCGAGCCGATCGCCGCCGAGACGATGGAAGTGAAGCCGATTCCGCTGGCACTCGACCCGGCGCAGCTGCGCCCGTCGAGCGACTCGTTCGCCGTGATGGTGCAGGGCCAGAACTTCGGCTACCAGACCACGGCGCTCGAACAGAGCGCGACGGGCTGGACCTTCCGCGAGCGCAGCGTGCTCGGGCCGATCCTGCAGCAGCAGACGACGGTGGAGTTCAGCAACGCGATCACGATGCTGCGCACCGAGCAGTCCGGGAAGGTGCAGGGCAACGACCTGCGGATCGTGGTGCAGTACGCGGACGGCAAGGCCAGCGGCGAGGGGGTGACGCCGGGCCAGGCGGGCATGCAGCCGGTGAACTACAAGGACGTCGCTGTGCCGCAGGGGACGGTGGACGACAACGTCGTGGCGGCGCTGCTGCCGTTCTTCACGTGGGCGGAGGGGGCGACGATTGAGCTCTCCGTCTTCGCGTCGGGCCGCGGGGTGGTGGAACGGCGCTCGTTCCGCGTCGAGGGCGTGGAAGTGGTGAACCTGCCGATCGGGGCGGTGGCGGCGTTCCGCGTGAGCTATGCGGGAGGGGAGGCGCCGGGGACGTACTGGATCGAGCAGGCGGCGCCGCATCGTGTGCTCAAGTTCGGGCCGGCGGGGGTGCCGCTGGAGTTCGTTCGAGTGCGGTGA
- a CDS encoding M16 family metallopeptidase encodes MQRLRHGLLAMACALPLAAQQPTPVKIESFTLTNGLKVHVVEDHSAQVVAVNVWYDVGSRNERPGRTGFAHLFEHMMFQGSQNVGKMEHGQLVERAGGTYNGSTQPDRTNYFQTVPSNRLNLALWLEADRMRSLVISAENLENQRQAVKEERRLRVDNQPYSAAFIDSLPLLFDRERCFAYAHSIIGSMADLDAASVDDVRDFFRTHYAPNTATLVVVGDVTPQQVMRLTQQYFGNIPAGPARDAVRCDAAPGVGSASVRRVADEKASLPAVLTAVRVVAPSHADYPALALLSTILGEGESSRLNRAMVRGSKSSVAVQALHDPFGPMRGAGVFGALAIANGGVPVDSVRSELARELFDVADRIDAEELEKAKNAWRARTIFGRQRAADVAEALQFADMYLGSPDALNTEAARYAAVTLADMRRVARTYLRPERSLTLVIAPEDR; translated from the coding sequence ATGCAGAGACTTCGCCACGGACTGCTGGCAATGGCCTGTGCGCTGCCGCTTGCCGCGCAGCAGCCAACGCCCGTCAAGATCGAGAGCTTCACGCTCACCAATGGCCTCAAGGTGCACGTCGTCGAGGACCACTCGGCGCAGGTCGTCGCCGTGAACGTCTGGTACGACGTCGGCTCGCGGAACGAGCGGCCCGGCCGCACCGGCTTCGCGCACCTCTTCGAGCACATGATGTTCCAGGGCTCGCAGAACGTGGGCAAGATGGAGCACGGGCAGTTGGTGGAACGCGCCGGCGGCACGTACAACGGCAGCACACAGCCGGACCGCACCAACTACTTCCAGACGGTGCCGTCGAACCGGCTCAACCTCGCGCTCTGGCTCGAGGCGGACCGCATGCGGTCGCTGGTGATCTCGGCCGAGAACCTGGAGAACCAGCGCCAGGCCGTGAAGGAAGAGCGGCGCCTGCGCGTGGACAACCAGCCCTACTCGGCGGCGTTCATCGACTCGCTGCCGCTGCTGTTCGACCGCGAGCGCTGCTTCGCCTACGCGCACTCCATCATCGGCTCGATGGCCGACCTCGATGCGGCGAGCGTGGACGACGTGCGCGACTTCTTCCGCACGCATTACGCGCCGAACACCGCGACGCTGGTGGTCGTCGGCGACGTGACGCCACAGCAGGTGATGCGGCTGACGCAGCAGTACTTCGGCAACATCCCGGCCGGCCCGGCCCGTGACGCGGTCCGCTGCGATGCGGCACCGGGTGTCGGCAGCGCCTCGGTCCGCCGGGTGGCGGACGAAAAGGCCTCCCTGCCGGCGGTGCTGACCGCGGTGCGTGTGGTGGCGCCGTCGCATGCGGATTATCCCGCGTTGGCACTGCTCTCCACGATTCTCGGCGAGGGCGAGAGCAGCCGCTTGAACCGCGCGATGGTGCGCGGCAGCAAGTCGTCGGTGGCCGTGCAGGCGTTGCACGATCCCTTCGGCCCGATGCGCGGCGCGGGAGTGTTCGGTGCCCTGGCCATCGCGAACGGCGGCGTGCCGGTGGATTCCGTGCGGTCAGAACTCGCCCGCGAACTGTTCGACGTCGCCGACCGCATCGACGCCGAGGAACTGGAGAAGGCCAAGAACGCATGGCGCGCCCGCACGATCTTCGGGCGTCAGCGCGCGGCAGACGTGGCCGAGGCGCTGCAGTTCGCGGACATGTATCTCGGCAGCCCCGACGCCCTGAACACCGAGGCGGCGCGCTACGCCGCCGTCACGCTTGCCGACATGCGCCGCGTGGCGCGGACTTACCTGCGTCCCGAGCGCTCCCTCACGCTGGTCATCGCTCCGGAGGATCGCTGA
- the dut gene encoding dUTP diphosphatase produces MEPIVFEALHPGVRPPQRATAASAGHDLAACLLGGRVTVFIAGQPEPRALEPGDPPTVVLAPGEKALIPLGFRARLPVGYEAQVRPRSGTSLKTDLVIVNSPGTIDADFPDEWMVPVKNGGTAPLRIAHGERIAQMVLAKYEILDFAAGTVARSTERAGGFGSTGR; encoded by the coding sequence ATGGAACCGATTGTGTTCGAAGCGTTGCATCCGGGCGTGCGGCCCCCGCAGCGCGCGACGGCCGCCAGCGCGGGCCATGATCTCGCCGCCTGCCTGCTTGGCGGGCGCGTCACGGTGTTCATCGCGGGCCAGCCGGAGCCGCGGGCGCTGGAGCCAGGCGATCCGCCCACCGTCGTGCTCGCGCCGGGGGAGAAGGCGCTGATTCCCCTCGGCTTCCGCGCGCGGCTGCCTGTGGGGTATGAGGCACAGGTGCGCCCGCGCTCGGGGACCTCGCTCAAGACCGACCTCGTGATCGTGAACAGCCCCGGCACCATCGACGCGGACTTCCCCGACGAGTGGATGGTGCCCGTGAAGAACGGCGGGACGGCGCCGCTGCGCATCGCGCACGGCGAGCGGATCGCCCAGATGGTGTTGGCCAAGTACGAGATCCTGGACTTCGCGGCCGGGACCGTCGCGCGCTCGACCGAGCGCGCCGGCGGCTTCGGCTCCACCGGGCGCTAG
- a CDS encoding rhodanese-like domain-containing protein — MPTFRNRPVDAVIDVRSKLEFWMGHLEGATNVPVDRLPEGLDGLGLTPKSRILVYCASGMRSAQAASILKAAGYANVVDGGGIGAASQDYAAA, encoded by the coding sequence ATGCCGACCTTCCGCAATCGCCCCGTTGATGCCGTGATCGATGTCCGTTCGAAGCTCGAGTTCTGGATGGGCCACCTCGAGGGTGCGACCAACGTGCCCGTGGACCGCCTGCCCGAGGGGCTCGACGGCCTCGGGCTCACGCCGAAGAGCCGTATCCTCGTTTACTGCGCCAGCGGCATGCGCTCCGCGCAGGCGGCCAGCATCCTCAAGGCCGCGGGCTACGCGAACGTGGTGGACGGCGGGGGCATCGGCGCGGCGAGCCAGGACTACGCGGCCGCCTAA
- a CDS encoding DUF423 domain-containing protein, whose protein sequence is MMRLFTILGALSAGIAVAAGAFGAHALRARVEPRLLEVFETGARYQMYHALALLAVAWLVGQGGRVAGPAAWAGWCFVAGTLLFSGSLYAMTFTGIRALGAITPLGGVAFLAGWLLLAVAGSRLGR, encoded by the coding sequence CTGATGCGTCTCTTCACGATCCTCGGGGCCCTCTCGGCGGGCATCGCCGTGGCGGCGGGCGCGTTCGGGGCGCATGCGCTGCGCGCGCGGGTGGAGCCGCGGCTGCTCGAGGTGTTCGAGACGGGCGCGCGCTACCAGATGTACCATGCGCTCGCGCTCCTGGCGGTGGCGTGGCTGGTGGGGCAGGGGGGACGCGTCGCGGGCCCCGCCGCCTGGGCGGGGTGGTGCTTCGTCGCGGGCACGCTGCTGTTCTCGGGCTCGCTCTATGCGATGACGTTCACCGGCATCCGGGCCCTGGGCGCCATCACGCCGCTGGGCGGGGTGGCATTCCTCGCCGGATGGCTGCTGCTCGCGGTGGCGGGCAGCCGCCTAGGGCGCTGA
- a CDS encoding Pycsar system effector family protein, giving the protein MSDEIASAPKGEKLEKALRKLEESRGLLEPGDRYRALVNAVKQAQDLIEMGDRKARFALVIMSVLNAVAVLLVARGGTSLLPTTGLWSLALAAMIAVYVVVTLYFVAQAVSALRPRGVHPPPAHEMPRDVQPGVSMRMLFHADVMARERDEYRALWERLRMDNLTTELADQLYTLSMVNQRKYAALDRLYVGVNLMTALLGLMLATLGLYHLVT; this is encoded by the coding sequence GTGAGTGACGAGATCGCATCGGCCCCGAAGGGGGAAAAGCTGGAGAAGGCGCTTCGCAAACTCGAGGAATCGCGCGGCCTCCTCGAGCCCGGCGATCGCTACCGAGCGCTCGTGAATGCCGTGAAGCAGGCCCAGGACCTCATCGAGATGGGGGACCGCAAGGCGCGGTTCGCGCTGGTCATCATGAGCGTGCTCAATGCGGTGGCCGTGCTGCTCGTCGCGCGGGGCGGGACGTCGCTGCTGCCGACCACCGGCCTGTGGAGCCTCGCGCTCGCGGCGATGATCGCCGTGTACGTGGTGGTCACGCTGTACTTCGTGGCGCAGGCGGTCTCGGCCCTGCGGCCGCGGGGGGTGCATCCGCCGCCGGCGCACGAGATGCCGCGGGACGTGCAGCCCGGCGTGTCGATGCGGATGCTGTTCCATGCCGACGTGATGGCCCGCGAGCGCGACGAGTACCGGGCGCTCTGGGAGCGCCTGCGCATGGACAACCTGACGACGGAGCTCGCCGACCAGCTCTACACGCTGTCGATGGTGAACCAACGGAAGTACGCGGCACTCGACCGGCTGTATGTCGGCGTCAACCTCATGACGGCGCTGCTCGGCCTCATGCTCGCGACGCTGGGCCTCTACCACCTCGTGACCTGA
- a CDS encoding hybrid sensor histidine kinase/response regulator, whose translation MAVNLPPLLEPELRHLVDTLPVGVLVQDATPTIRYVNQRALDLLGMTADQLLGRSILDPHWSVVRLDGSTFPQDEFPAMQALRTGRAVDDVVMGVRNNSQTARIWILVRAQPSFDAQGAVTRVIVTFTDITALRAAEEARATAVVEAERFRSALDEVPAFVYIKDRASRYQYANAPTLRLFGVSAEELAGSGDERFFPPDVVARLRAVDLRALAGERTHETISVRTPTGERIYLEVKSPLAPDPVTGEVPGLLGISIDITERRHLEDVFRQSQRLEAIGRLAGGVAHDFNNMLGVILGHTELALAAVPAGSAPHEHLEEIHAAARRSADLTKQLLAFSRKQPSTPIPLHIATHARETIRLLRRLVGEDIALGIDAGGDDWMAHLDPSQLDQVLANLCVNAADAIRGARTTAADAGRARAIQIETAHAVVAPTEAHQQGVLPGEYVRLTVRDTGPGIPPDVRERMFEPFFTTKPAGEGTGLGLATVFGIVAQANGFITVDSTMGEGSAFHLHLPRVREGTSPTAAPPATHAASGGSETIFVVEDEPAVLQLAVRALGALGYRVFSAADGASALRLAEAHDGPIDLLLTDLIMPGMNGRELAEALQARRPGLRVLFMSGYTADILHGGVAAFDDAAVLAKPFSIQELAAHIRAALLR comes from the coding sequence GTGGCCGTCAATCTTCCGCCGCTGCTTGAGCCCGAGCTCCGCCATCTGGTGGACACGCTCCCCGTGGGCGTGCTCGTGCAGGATGCCACGCCCACGATTCGCTACGTCAACCAGCGGGCCCTCGACCTGCTCGGCATGACGGCCGACCAACTGCTGGGCCGCAGCATCCTCGATCCGCACTGGAGCGTCGTGCGGCTCGACGGCTCCACGTTCCCGCAGGACGAGTTTCCCGCCATGCAGGCGCTGCGCACGGGGCGGGCCGTGGACGATGTCGTGATGGGCGTGCGGAACAACTCACAGACCGCGCGCATCTGGATCCTCGTCCGCGCGCAGCCGAGCTTCGATGCGCAGGGGGCGGTCACACGGGTGATCGTCACCTTCACCGACATCACGGCGCTGCGCGCCGCCGAGGAGGCGCGCGCCACGGCCGTCGTGGAGGCCGAGCGGTTTCGCTCCGCGCTCGATGAAGTCCCGGCCTTCGTGTACATCAAGGATCGTGCGTCGCGCTACCAGTACGCCAACGCCCCCACGCTGCGCCTCTTCGGCGTCAGCGCCGAGGAGCTCGCCGGCAGCGGCGACGAGCGCTTCTTCCCGCCGGACGTCGTCGCGCGGCTGCGCGCCGTGGACCTGCGCGCCTTGGCCGGCGAACGCACGCATGAGACGATCAGCGTCCGTACGCCGACCGGCGAGCGCATCTATCTCGAAGTGAAGTCACCGCTGGCCCCAGACCCGGTGACCGGGGAGGTCCCCGGCCTGCTGGGCATTTCCATCGACATCACCGAGCGGCGGCACCTCGAGGATGTGTTCCGGCAGTCGCAGCGCCTCGAGGCGATCGGGCGCCTCGCCGGCGGCGTCGCGCACGACTTCAACAACATGCTCGGCGTCATCCTCGGACACACCGAGCTCGCGCTGGCCGCCGTGCCAGCCGGCAGCGCCCCGCATGAGCATCTCGAGGAGATCCACGCCGCGGCCCGTCGTTCGGCCGACCTCACCAAGCAGCTCCTCGCTTTCTCGCGCAAGCAGCCGTCGACGCCCATCCCCCTGCATATCGCCACGCACGCGCGGGAGACAATCCGGCTGCTGCGCCGCTTGGTCGGCGAGGACATCGCGCTCGGCATCGATGCCGGCGGGGACGATTGGATGGCCCATCTCGACCCCAGTCAGCTCGACCAGGTGCTCGCGAATCTCTGCGTGAACGCGGCTGATGCGATTCGCGGCGCGCGCACGACAGCCGCTGATGCGGGGCGGGCCCGCGCCATCCAGATCGAGACGGCGCACGCGGTCGTCGCGCCGACCGAGGCGCACCAGCAGGGCGTGCTGCCGGGCGAGTACGTGCGGCTCACGGTGCGCGATACCGGCCCGGGCATCCCACCGGATGTCCGCGAACGGATGTTCGAACCCTTCTTCACGACCAAGCCGGCCGGAGAGGGCACCGGACTCGGCCTGGCAACCGTGTTTGGCATCGTCGCGCAGGCCAACGGATTCATCACCGTCGACTCGACCATGGGCGAGGGATCGGCGTTTCATCTCCACCTGCCGCGCGTGCGCGAGGGCACGTCCCCGACCGCCGCGCCGCCCGCCACGCACGCCGCGAGCGGTGGCAGCGAAACGATCTTCGTGGTGGAGGACGAGCCGGCCGTCCTGCAGTTGGCCGTGCGCGCGCTCGGCGCGCTCGGGTATCGAGTCTTCAGCGCCGCCGACGGCGCGTCGGCCTTGCGCCTCGCGGAGGCGCACGACGGTCCAATCGACCTGCTGCTGACGGATCTCATCATGCCCGGCATGAACGGGCGCGAGCTCGCGGAAGCGCTGCAGGCGCGGCGTCCGGGACTTCGCGTGCTGTTCATGTCCGGCTACACCGCCGACATCCTGCACGGCGGCGTGGCGGCCTTCGATGACGCCGCCGTGCTCGCGAAGCCCTTCAGCATCCAAGAGCTCGCCGCGCACATCCGCGCCGCGCTGCTGCGCTGA